The DNA region CTTGGTCATAACCACCGTCCGCTTAAGAGCTTAAGCGATATCATTAAAGGAAAACAGGGACGTTTCAGACAGAACCTACTTGGTAAGAGGGTCGATTACTCTGGACGTTCAGTGATAACAGTAGGACCTGAGCTTAAGCTTCATCAGTGCGGAATTCCAAAGCAGATGGGTCTTGAGCTATTTAGACCATTTATCTATCAAAAGCTAGAGAAATGGGGAGCTGCTGCGACTATTAAAATCGCTAAAAAATTGGTTGAACAAGAAGCTCCTATAGTTTGGGACGCGCTTGATGAGGTTATTAAAGAGCACCCGGTGCTACTAAACCGTGCTCCAACACTTCACAGGTTAAGTATCCAGGCATTTGAGCCGATACTAATTGAAGATAAAGCTATTCAGATTCACCCACTTGTCTGCCCAGCATACAACGCAGACTTTGACGGTGACCAAATGGCTGTGCATGTGCCTCTATCAATTGAGGCTCAGACAGAGTGTAGGGCTCTTGTTATGTCCACAAACAATATCTTGTCCCCAGCACACGGAAAGCCAATTATTCTTCCAACTCAAGACATTGTTCTTGGGATTTACTATATGACAAGGGATGTGGCCTTTGATAAGGGAGATGGAAAAATATTCTCCACTATAGATGAAGTACAAATGGCTTATGACTCTGGAGAAGTAGGAATACATGCGAAGATAAAAATCAGAATTAACGATACAATGTATGAAACCACTGTTGGAAGAGTCTTCCTATACGACATTATGCCTGAGGGAATACCTTTTGAATTGGTAAACAGGGTAATGACAAAAAGAGCTTCCGAGGACCTTGTTGATAGCTGTTTTAGGGTCTCTGGTGGCAAGAGCACAGTAATTCTTGCAGATCGTATGAGAACCTTAGGATTTAAGTATTCTACAAGATCAGGTATTTCAATTGCTATTGATGATATGAAGATACCCGATGCAAAAAAAGATATGTTACAAAATGCCCAGGATGAGGTACTAAAAGTACAAACTCAGTACTCACAGGGTCTCATTACTGATGGTGAGAGATACAATAAAGTAATTGATATCTGGGCACGTACCAGTGATGACGTGGCTCAGGAAATGATGAAAGATATCACATTTGAAGAATTAGTAGATAGTGAAGGTGATATGAAAAAGGGTGCTAGCTCCAATCCAATCTATATGATGATCGACTCTGGAGCAAGAGGTTCTCAGACTCAGGTTCGTCAGCTAGCAGGTATGAGGGGCCTTATGGCTAAGCCTTCTGGTGAGATTATTGAGACTCCTATCACCTCAAACTTCCGCGAGGGATTAACTGTGCTCCAGTACTTTATTTCTACTCACGGAGCTCGTAAGGGACTTGCGGATACAGCGTTAAAAACTGCGAATGCAGGATACTTAACCAGGCGTCTTATTGATGTTGCACAGGACGTTATGATTAAAGAATATGACTGCGGAACAGCTGAAGGTATTACAGTGAGTGACCTTGTAGAAGGCGGCGAGATTATTGAGCGCGTTGGTGAGAGGGTGCTCGGAAGGGTTACTTGCGATGATATTATTGACCCAGTAAGCGGAGATGTAATTGTAAAAGCCAACAATGAAATAGACGAGGCTGCAGCTTCCAAGATTGACGAAGCCGGAAGTATTACAGAGGTTCGGATCAGATCAGTTCTTACTTGCGAAACTAGAATAGGTGTTTGTGTCCTTTGCTACGGAAGGAACCTGGCAACCGGTAAACTTGTGAACATTGGTGAGGCTGTAGGAATTATCGCAGCTCAGTCAATCGGTGAGCCCGGAACCCAGTTAACTATGAGAACGTTCCACATTGGTGGTGCTGCTAGTCAGAGGGCTGCTGAAAGTACACTTGAAAATACCCATGAGGGTGAAGTTCAGTTCAGCGGTATAAGAACAGTAACATCAAGTGATGGAAGCCTTGTTGTTGTAAATAGAACTGGGACACTAATAATTGTTGACGACAAGGGTTATGAAAGAGAGAGATATCCTCTAGCACTTGGAGCTAAGCTTAAAGTAGCTGAAGGGGAGAAAGTGAAAGAAGGTCAGCTTCTTGCTGAGTGGGATCCTTATACAACTCCATTTATCTCTGAGTTTAACGGAACTGTTGGTTTTGTTGACTTAGAACAAGGAGTAACCCTAAAAGAACAAGTTGACGAAGTTACTGGTATCTATAAAAAAGTTGTAATTGAATCTAAAAACCTAGATGCTCACCCAGGTCTTGTGATAAAGACTGATGAAGGAAAGAGCATACAATATTCACTTCCAATTGGAGCCATCATCGAAGTTAATGAGGGTGATAAGGTTAGTGCTGGAGACATTTTTGCTAAGATTGCAAGAGCTACAGCGAAAACCAAGGATATCACTGGTGGTCTGCCAAGGGTTGCTGAGCTATTTGAGGCACGACTTCCAAAAGATCCAGCTGTTGTCACGGAAATCGATGGTGTCGTTTCATATGGCAAGGACGTAAAAGGTAAGAGAAGAGTAGTGGTTACTCCTGAAGTGGGAGAGCCTAAAGAATATCTAGCCCCAAGAGGTAAGCATATTCTTGTAAGAGAAGGTGAGCAGGTTACATCAGGTGATCAGCTTGTAGACGGCTCTGTTAATCCGCATGACATCTTAAGAATTCGGGGTGAGCGTGCGTTAACCAGATATCTAGTGGATGAAATCCAAGAGGTATATAGACTTCAGGGTGTTAAAATTAACGATAAACACATCGAGGCCATAGTAAGGCAGATGTTAAAAAGAGTTAGGATCAAAGATCCGGGTGATACAATTCTTCTCGTTGGAGAGGCTATTGAGAAGCACGTGTTCTTTGAAGAAAACGAAAGGGTAATTGAGCAGGGCGGTAGACCTGCATCAGCTGAGCCTCTACTTCTTGGTATCACAAGGGCATCACTTAGTACTGATAGCTGGCTTTCTGCGGCATCATTCCAGGAAACAACAAGGGTGCTAACAGAAGCTGCTTGTGAGGGTAAAGAGGACTACCTAAGAGGCCTTAAAGAAAATGTTATTATGGGAAGACTTATACCTGCGGGTACCGGACTTCCGATTTACAGAAACATTGATGTTGAAGTGCCAGTTCTAGAAGTTCCGGTTCCAACTGCTACCGCAGCTGAAGAAGAATAAGAAAATAAAAGCGGGGCAAGGCTGAAATCTGGCTTTGCCCCACTTAATCTAATTC from Thermodesulfobacteriota bacterium includes:
- the rpoC gene encoding DNA-directed RNA polymerase subunit beta', yielding MDVDTLFEKPKNPSEYSAVKISIASPEKIKEWSNGEVRKPETINYRTFKPERSGLFCAKIFGPVKDYECTCGKYKRLKHRGITCEKCGVEVISSKVRRERMAHIELSSPVAHIWFLRSIPSRIGMLLDMTLKDLEKALYYESYVVVDPGGTPLKFAEVLSEDKYRKAVEEYGHSFRVGMGAETVREMLKKIDLMELSEELRLEMKNTSSPIKRARIAKRLRISEAFRKSKNRPEWMILTRIPVLPPDLRPLVPLDGGRFATSDLNDLYRRVINRNNRLKKLLELGAPDIIVRNEKRMLQESVDALLENGRRGRPVLGHNHRPLKSLSDIIKGKQGRFRQNLLGKRVDYSGRSVITVGPELKLHQCGIPKQMGLELFRPFIYQKLEKWGAAATIKIAKKLVEQEAPIVWDALDEVIKEHPVLLNRAPTLHRLSIQAFEPILIEDKAIQIHPLVCPAYNADFDGDQMAVHVPLSIEAQTECRALVMSTNNILSPAHGKPIILPTQDIVLGIYYMTRDVAFDKGDGKIFSTIDEVQMAYDSGEVGIHAKIKIRINDTMYETTVGRVFLYDIMPEGIPFELVNRVMTKRASEDLVDSCFRVSGGKSTVILADRMRTLGFKYSTRSGISIAIDDMKIPDAKKDMLQNAQDEVLKVQTQYSQGLITDGERYNKVIDIWARTSDDVAQEMMKDITFEELVDSEGDMKKGASSNPIYMMIDSGARGSQTQVRQLAGMRGLMAKPSGEIIETPITSNFREGLTVLQYFISTHGARKGLADTALKTANAGYLTRRLIDVAQDVMIKEYDCGTAEGITVSDLVEGGEIIERVGERVLGRVTCDDIIDPVSGDVIVKANNEIDEAAASKIDEAGSITEVRIRSVLTCETRIGVCVLCYGRNLATGKLVNIGEAVGIIAAQSIGEPGTQLTMRTFHIGGAASQRAAESTLENTHEGEVQFSGIRTVTSSDGSLVVVNRTGTLIIVDDKGYERERYPLALGAKLKVAEGEKVKEGQLLAEWDPYTTPFISEFNGTVGFVDLEQGVTLKEQVDEVTGIYKKVVIESKNLDAHPGLVIKTDEGKSIQYSLPIGAIIEVNEGDKVSAGDIFAKIARATAKTKDITGGLPRVAELFEARLPKDPAVVTEIDGVVSYGKDVKGKRRVVVTPEVGEPKEYLAPRGKHILVREGEQVTSGDQLVDGSVNPHDILRIRGERALTRYLVDEIQEVYRLQGVKINDKHIEAIVRQMLKRVRIKDPGDTILLVGEAIEKHVFFEENERVIEQGGRPASAEPLLLGITRASLSTDSWLSAASFQETTRVLTEAACEGKEDYLRGLKENVIMGRLIPAGTGLPIYRNIDVEVPVLEVPVPTATAAEEE